Proteins encoded by one window of Halococcus salifodinae DSM 8989:
- a CDS encoding YqjF family protein, translating into MVIALAMDWQELLFANWPVDPDVVDAHLPDALAVDTYDGSAWLSVVPFTNAAVRPCGLPTRLGVDLPELNLRTYVTCEGTPSVYFFSLDAEGILGVLGARLFHHLPYYYARMNHRRSESGTSRFESRRLHPGARPVEFAATYEPAGERLNPEPDSLAAFLTERYRFHTEAPDGTVRYSTVEHDPWPLYPANVRIDENTIFRANGFADPLGEPVHYYSPGVEITASASKRLQE; encoded by the coding sequence ATGGTCATCGCCCTCGCGATGGACTGGCAGGAGCTCCTCTTCGCCAACTGGCCCGTCGATCCCGACGTCGTCGATGCACACCTGCCGGACGCGCTCGCGGTCGATACCTACGACGGGAGCGCGTGGCTTTCGGTGGTGCCGTTCACGAACGCGGCCGTCCGCCCGTGCGGGTTGCCCACCCGACTCGGCGTCGACCTCCCCGAACTCAACCTCCGGACCTACGTCACCTGCGAGGGCACCCCCAGCGTCTACTTCTTCAGCCTCGACGCCGAGGGCATCCTCGGGGTGCTCGGCGCACGCCTCTTTCATCACCTGCCGTACTACTACGCCCGCATGAACCACCGCCGGAGCGAGAGCGGGACGAGCCGGTTCGAGAGTCGTCGGCTCCATCCGGGTGCGCGGCCGGTAGAGTTCGCTGCCACGTACGAACCCGCCGGCGAGCGCCTCAACCCGGAGCCGGACTCCCTCGCGGCGTTTTTGACCGAACGCTATCGCTTTCACACTGAGGCCCCCGACGGCACGGTGCGGTACTCGACGGTCGAACACGATCCGTGGCCGCTCTATCCCGCAAACGTCCGGATCGACGAGAACACCATCTTCCGGGCGAACGGGTTCGCTGATCCGTTGGGTGAGCCGGTTCATTACTACAGCCCTGGCGTCGAGATCACTGCCTCGGCGAGCAAGCGACTCCAAGAGTAG
- a CDS encoding nucleotide exchange factor GrpE: MSEDDAADVTDPSEPAESAADEPTSEASSPSESAAGGAETGAVGEELEARVADASTEELAREIAGLRERAAAAERELEERTEEIDDLESKLKRKQADFQNYKQRTERQQEELQERATEDLVERLLDVRDNLARALSQDDDADIRPGVESTFAEFDRVLDEENLTTIEPEPGSEVDPQRHEVMMSVESDQPGDTVAEVFRPGYEMGEKVLRPAQITVSE; encoded by the coding sequence ATGAGCGAGGACGACGCCGCGGACGTGACCGATCCGAGCGAACCGGCCGAGAGCGCGGCGGACGAGCCGACGTCCGAGGCGAGTTCGCCATCGGAGTCGGCGGCCGGGGGCGCGGAGACGGGAGCGGTCGGCGAGGAGCTCGAAGCCCGCGTCGCGGACGCCTCGACAGAGGAACTTGCTCGCGAGATCGCCGGGCTCCGCGAGCGCGCTGCGGCGGCCGAGCGCGAACTCGAAGAGCGAACCGAGGAGATCGACGATCTCGAATCGAAACTCAAGCGCAAGCAGGCCGACTTCCAGAACTACAAGCAGCGCACCGAGCGCCAGCAAGAGGAGCTCCAGGAACGCGCGACCGAGGACCTCGTCGAGCGCCTGCTCGACGTTCGGGACAATCTCGCGCGCGCTCTCTCTCAGGACGACGACGCCGACATCCGGCCGGGCGTCGAGAGCACGTTCGCGGAGTTCGACCGGGTGCTCGACGAGGAGAACCTCACGACCATCGAGCCCGAACCGGGCAGCGAGGTCGATCCCCAGCGCCACGAGGTCATGATGAGCGTCGAGAGTGACCAGCCAGGGGATACTGTCGCGGAGGTCTTCCGACCAGGCTACGAGATGGGCGAGAAGGTGCTCCGGCCGGCCCAGATCACCGTCAGCGAGTAG
- a CDS encoding DEAD/DEAH box helicase has product MAVTLAFEDGTIRIEGSVPDLPFVETDPRSKTARAPAVRYVALREAIDERGVAVDDRVLDAPSIDVASAYELREYQQEALDAWRANDDRGCLELPTGSGKTVIGLAAIEALDTAALVVVPTIDLLEQWRRECETEFDVPVGQLGGGEQRVEALSIATYDSAYLRADDIGDRFGLVIFDEVHHLGGEGYREIARLVAAPARLGLTATFERPDGAHEIVEDLCGPLVHRIAPDDLAGEHLAAYDIKRLEVELTEEERAEYDDHRETFTNYLARSNLDMQSGSDYRKLVMRSGNDPQAREALLANQRAREVMMNADAKVETLADLLDHHREDRVIVFTAHNDLVYRLSERFLIPAITHQTGAAERHEVLAKFREGTYSRVVAANVLDEGVDVPAANVAVVLSGSGSTREFTQRLGRILRPTEDGGRALLYEVVTEETAEENIADRRH; this is encoded by the coding sequence GTGGCCGTCACGCTCGCGTTCGAGGACGGAACAATCAGAATCGAGGGGAGCGTTCCCGATCTCCCGTTCGTCGAGACCGATCCGCGCTCGAAGACCGCCCGCGCGCCCGCCGTCCGCTACGTCGCCCTCCGCGAGGCGATCGACGAGCGGGGCGTCGCCGTCGATGATCGCGTGCTCGACGCCCCCTCGATCGACGTGGCGTCGGCGTACGAACTCCGAGAGTACCAACAGGAAGCGCTCGATGCGTGGCGTGCGAACGACGATCGGGGCTGTCTCGAACTCCCGACCGGGAGCGGGAAGACCGTGATCGGGCTCGCGGCGATCGAGGCGCTCGACACCGCGGCGCTCGTGGTCGTGCCGACCATCGATCTGCTCGAACAGTGGCGGCGGGAGTGCGAAACCGAGTTCGACGTGCCGGTGGGGCAGTTGGGTGGCGGCGAACAGCGCGTCGAAGCCCTCTCGATCGCGACGTACGACTCCGCCTACCTCCGGGCCGACGACATCGGCGATCGGTTCGGGCTCGTGATCTTCGACGAGGTCCACCACCTCGGCGGCGAGGGGTACCGCGAGATCGCGCGCCTGGTCGCCGCGCCCGCGCGGCTCGGGCTGACCGCGACGTTCGAACGCCCCGATGGGGCACACGAGATCGTCGAGGACCTCTGTGGCCCGCTCGTCCATCGGATCGCGCCCGACGATCTGGCGGGGGAGCATCTCGCGGCCTACGACATCAAGCGACTCGAAGTCGAACTCACCGAGGAGGAACGAGCAGAATACGACGATCACCGCGAGACGTTCACGAACTACCTCGCTCGCTCGAACCTCGACATGCAAAGCGGGAGCGACTACCGGAAGCTCGTGATGCGCTCGGGCAACGACCCGCAGGCGCGCGAGGCGCTGCTCGCCAACCAGCGCGCTCGCGAGGTGATGATGAACGCCGACGCCAAGGTAGAGACGCTCGCCGACCTCCTCGATCACCACCGCGAGGACAGGGTGATCGTCTTCACGGCGCACAACGACCTCGTGTATCGGCTTTCGGAGCGGTTTCTCATCCCGGCGATCACCCACCAGACGGGAGCGGCCGAGCGCCATGAGGTCCTCGCGAAGTTCCGCGAGGGGACCTACTCGCGGGTCGTCGCGGCGAACGTGCTCGACGAGGGTGTGGACGTGCCGGCCGCGAACGTCGCGGTCGTTCTTTCAGGGAGTGGTTCGACCCGGGAGTTCACTCAGCGGCTCGGGCGGATTCTGCGTCCGACAGAGGACGGGGGACGGGCGCTGCTCTACGAGGTCGTCACCGAGGAAACCGCCGAGGAGAATATTGCTGACCGGAGGCATTAA
- a CDS encoding DUF790 family protein, whose product MLTKDLLRVSRAGGGYHPQFSIREDRPLAARVIGVYQGHVGEARHELDAALEELERAADDFKLVRGFAKLLDREATFETRAAIDPERARRATFAAAESVGIVTTAERGQALTAAADRLDTTPETVERSLYADLEEREILAAFDSPWNPEALCAQYDLSLAQTVLFDATELRVRSADPKALVSAVKRLRLMYEIRNTDASPGSAAGALSDREVIVTGPDSLFRRTRRYGTRFARLLRTITKAGEWELSATIDDRGTDRELRLTHDDLRMPGTEPVVEIEYDSAVEADFAARFESLDLDWELVREPEPLATGSRVMIPDFAFDWKHGTRDVADGDSRAGKTVSSRAFRVFFEIMGFWTPEYVEKKLDQIHGLEDVELLVAVDESLGVGEDLEARDARAIPYSGTVGLADVRDALREYEDRLNDEQAAALPDELIPEPDTITLATLAADHGVSETAIENTVFPEHERVGRTLVRPTVLDALASEIEPGMELSTAEDRLDEHGIDDASAVLSRLGYRIEWKGLSGGDVREK is encoded by the coding sequence ATGCTCACGAAGGACCTCCTCCGGGTGTCACGCGCGGGCGGGGGCTACCACCCGCAGTTTTCGATCCGGGAGGACCGCCCGCTCGCGGCGCGGGTCATCGGGGTCTACCAGGGCCACGTCGGCGAGGCCCGCCACGAACTCGACGCCGCGCTCGAAGAACTCGAACGCGCGGCCGACGACTTCAAGCTCGTCCGGGGGTTCGCGAAGCTGCTCGATCGCGAGGCCACCTTCGAGACGCGGGCGGCAATCGACCCCGAGCGCGCGCGGCGCGCGACGTTCGCGGCCGCGGAGTCCGTCGGGATCGTCACCACGGCTGAACGTGGCCAGGCACTCACTGCGGCCGCCGACCGACTCGACACCACCCCCGAAACCGTCGAGCGCTCGTTGTACGCCGACCTCGAAGAACGCGAGATCCTCGCGGCGTTCGATTCGCCGTGGAATCCCGAAGCACTCTGCGCGCAGTACGACCTCTCACTCGCCCAAACAGTACTGTTCGACGCGACCGAACTCCGGGTGCGGAGTGCGGACCCGAAGGCGCTGGTCTCGGCGGTCAAACGTCTGCGACTCATGTACGAGATCCGAAACACCGACGCGAGTCCCGGTTCGGCTGCGGGCGCGCTCTCGGATCGCGAGGTGATCGTCACCGGCCCCGATAGTCTGTTCCGGCGAACGCGGCGGTACGGCACGCGGTTCGCCCGGCTGCTCCGGACGATCACGAAGGCGGGCGAGTGGGAACTTTCGGCCACCATCGACGACCGCGGGACCGACCGCGAACTCCGACTCACACACGATGACCTCCGGATGCCAGGCACCGAGCCCGTGGTCGAAATCGAGTACGATAGCGCCGTGGAAGCGGACTTCGCCGCGCGGTTCGAATCGCTCGATCTCGACTGGGAGCTCGTGCGCGAACCCGAACCGCTCGCGACCGGCTCGCGGGTGATGATCCCGGACTTCGCGTTCGACTGGAAACACGGGACTCGCGACGTCGCCGACGGCGACTCGAGAGCAGGGAAGACTGTCTCTTCCCGCGCGTTCCGGGTGTTCTTCGAGATCATGGGCTTCTGGACGCCCGAGTACGTCGAAAAGAAGCTCGATCAGATCCACGGTTTGGAGGACGTCGAACTGCTCGTGGCGGTCGACGAGTCGCTCGGCGTCGGCGAGGACCTCGAAGCCCGCGACGCCCGCGCAATTCCGTACTCGGGCACCGTGGGACTCGCGGACGTCCGCGACGCGCTTCGAGAGTACGAAGACCGACTGAACGACGAGCAGGCGGCGGCGTTGCCCGACGAGCTGATTCCCGAGCCGGACACTATCACGCTCGCCACACTCGCGGCCGATCACGGTGTGAGCGAGACCGCGATCGAGAACACGGTGTTTCCCGAGCACGAACGAGTCGGCCGGACGCTCGTTCGCCCCACCGTGCTCGATGCGCTCGCCAGCGAAATCGAACCAGGGATGGAGCTATCGACTGCTGAGGACCGGCTCGATGAGCACGGCATCGATGACGCGAGTGCGGTGCTGTCGCGGCTCGGCTACCGCATCGAGTGGAAGGGATTGAGCGGCGGCGACGTCCGAGAAAAGTAG
- a CDS encoding ZIP family metal transporter, with translation MLENAFVRLVGTDPLWQALVGGLVIAGFNAVGALSVLVWRNPSDRALDGALGFAGGVMLAASFTSLIIPGIEEYAGGSLFPVVAGILLGAVVLDRGEKWVPYVQRLVTGRRSEEFSTDGGAEAEAAAASRAAASDRVAPVIVFIVAITLHNMPEALAVGVGFGSDNLGNAIALMLAIGIQNIPEGLAVAVAARNAGLGSLFYAGVTGIRSGLVEVPLAVFGAVAVSVAAPLLPYAMGFAAGGMLYVIVDEIIPQTHARGHERVATLGTIVGLVVMLSLDVALG, from the coding sequence GTGTTAGAGAACGCGTTCGTTCGGCTCGTCGGAACGGACCCGCTGTGGCAGGCGCTCGTCGGCGGCTTGGTGATCGCCGGCTTCAACGCGGTCGGCGCGCTGTCGGTGCTCGTCTGGCGGAATCCGAGCGACCGTGCGCTCGACGGCGCGCTCGGCTTTGCGGGCGGTGTAATGCTCGCGGCGAGTTTTACGAGCCTCATCATCCCGGGCATCGAAGAGTACGCTGGCGGGAGCCTGTTCCCGGTCGTCGCCGGGATCTTGCTGGGAGCGGTCGTACTCGATCGCGGCGAGAAGTGGGTACCGTACGTCCAGCGGCTCGTCACTGGACGGCGCAGCGAGGAGTTCTCGACTGATGGTGGGGCGGAAGCAGAAGCAGCCGCGGCGAGCAGAGCCGCCGCCAGTGATCGGGTCGCGCCAGTGATCGTCTTCATCGTCGCCATCACGCTCCACAACATGCCCGAGGCGCTCGCGGTCGGGGTCGGGTTCGGCTCCGACAACCTCGGTAACGCCATCGCGCTGATGCTCGCCATCGGCATCCAGAACATCCCGGAGGGGCTCGCGGTCGCGGTCGCCGCCAGAAACGCCGGGCTGGGCTCGCTGTTCTACGCCGGCGTGACCGGAATCCGTTCCGGACTGGTCGAGGTCCCGCTCGCGGTGTTCGGCGCGGTCGCGGTTTCGGTCGCCGCCCCACTTCTGCCCTATGCGATGGGCTTTGCCGCCGGTGGCATGCTCTACGTCATCGTCGACGAGATCATCCCTCAGACCCACGCCCGTGGTCACGAACGGGTGGCGACGCTCGGCACCATCGTCGGCCTCGTCGTGATGCTTTCGCTCGACGTCGCGCTCGGGTGA
- a CDS encoding DUF7847 domain-containing protein — MGAISAGRQTVTAVARNPILIVVALVLGLVQVPQLLAQSANSTAIVTVTGLLSLLFLLLYPFFFGGIIGMGNEAVEGKTSLGTFVSAGKANYVSLFGAYLILMGVAILYVIALFVVTAVGGVAVVSAGDALGGVAFLAVAGVALVAFLLYFVLFFFIQFFGQAIVLDDVGAVDGFKRSVGAVRGHKLSTLGYTLVLSLIGGIFGAFGALFALLQNPTTADGLPTLSPSAAIVAVAVFVVLTGIVGAFSMTYGVAFYRQIRPAAT, encoded by the coding sequence ATGGGTGCGATATCGGCAGGCCGACAGACGGTTACGGCGGTCGCACGGAACCCGATTCTGATCGTTGTCGCGTTGGTGCTCGGGCTCGTTCAAGTGCCACAGCTGCTCGCTCAGTCCGCCAACTCCACCGCCATCGTGACCGTCACCGGGCTTCTCTCGCTGCTCTTTTTGCTGCTCTACCCGTTTTTCTTTGGCGGCATCATCGGAATGGGCAACGAGGCGGTCGAAGGAAAAACGAGTCTCGGGACGTTCGTGAGCGCCGGGAAGGCGAACTACGTCTCGCTGTTCGGTGCGTACCTCATCCTGATGGGGGTGGCGATCCTGTACGTCATCGCGCTGTTCGTCGTCACCGCTGTCGGCGGTGTCGCTGTCGTCTCCGCCGGCGACGCGCTCGGCGGAGTCGCGTTCCTCGCCGTTGCTGGCGTCGCACTGGTGGCCTTTCTATTGTACTTCGTGCTGTTCTTTTTCATCCAGTTTTTCGGACAGGCCATCGTGCTCGATGACGTGGGTGCTGTCGACGGGTTCAAGCGAAGCGTCGGAGCGGTCCGGGGACACAAACTCAGCACGCTCGGCTATACGCTCGTCCTCTCACTCATCGGTGGCATCTTCGGTGCGTTCGGGGCGCTGTTCGCGCTGCTTCAAAACCCAACGACCGCCGACGGTCTCCCGACACTTTCGCCGAGCGCGGCAATCGTGGCCGTGGCCGTGTTCGTTGTTCTCACCGGCATCGTTGGGGCGTTTTCGATGACGTACGGGGTCGCGTTCTACCGGCAGATTCGGCCCGCCGCCACGTAG
- the sugE gene encoding quaternary ammonium compound efflux SMR transporter SugE, with the protein MNPWLVLVVAGVFEIGWAIGLEYSEGFTELLPSIATVVALVISMLLLARAVQSLPIGTAYAVWTGIGAVGAATLGVVLFDEPISVARVGFISCIVLGVVGLNFTTH; encoded by the coding sequence ATGAACCCGTGGCTCGTGCTCGTCGTCGCTGGCGTGTTCGAGATCGGCTGGGCCATCGGCCTCGAATACTCCGAGGGGTTCACCGAACTCCTGCCGAGCATCGCGACTGTCGTCGCGCTCGTCATCAGCATGCTGTTGCTGGCGCGGGCGGTCCAATCGCTCCCCATCGGGACGGCCTACGCGGTCTGGACCGGCATCGGTGCGGTCGGGGCGGCGACCCTCGGCGTCGTGCTGTTCGACGAACCGATCAGCGTCGCCCGTGTGGGGTTCATCTCGTGTATCGTCCTCGGCGTCGTCGGACTGAACTTCACCACCCACTGA
- a CDS encoding DUF7122 family protein, whose translation MSEPSDGLAENDGSRFDRLPATAAEREVSGRATRESVLDFWEERYGIDPAIFADYTFWEKGSRKLWAFRGEIDSPIEIESLGITFLRTRQEHWKPTTDAVQRFGRHATQNVLTLSREAARRFVAGEDQEIEWDGDWGYLIVAHDLAGEREPLGVGLYLHGELRSQIPKGRRRELREVDTGEQ comes from the coding sequence ATGAGCGAGCCGAGCGACGGACTCGCCGAAAACGATGGCTCCCGATTCGATCGCCTGCCCGCCACCGCCGCCGAGCGCGAGGTTTCGGGACGGGCGACCCGCGAGTCGGTACTCGATTTCTGGGAGGAGCGGTACGGTATCGACCCCGCGATCTTCGCCGACTACACGTTCTGGGAGAAGGGAAGCCGGAAGCTCTGGGCGTTTCGTGGGGAGATCGACTCGCCGATCGAAATCGAGAGCCTCGGGATCACGTTTCTCCGGACGCGCCAGGAACACTGGAAGCCCACCACCGACGCGGTGCAGCGATTCGGCCGACACGCGACCCAAAACGTGCTCACCCTCTCGCGGGAGGCGGCGCGGCGGTTCGTCGCGGGCGAAGATCAAGAGATCGAGTGGGACGGTGACTGGGGGTATCTGATCGTCGCCCACGACCTCGCGGGCGAGCGCGAACCGCTCGGCGTTGGGCTCTACCTCCACGGCGAACTCCGGTCACAGATCCCGAAGGGACGTCGTCGGGAGCTTCGAGAGGTCGATACGGGCGAGCAGTGA
- a CDS encoding RsmB/NOP family class I SAM-dependent RNA methyltransferase encodes MDVLSRYEPLIDDFAAFRAACERPLPSVVRVNEIKATPERARTALEEEGVGYEPCEWHPGLLRLDTDHPGRTWGAFHGWVHGQEEVSALPAVVCDPEPGERVWAACAAPGGKATQLAARADDAGLVVANDRNLGRLSALRFNAERLGVTSMAVTNRDARNYSLDPFDFEEFDRALCDVPCSCEGTIRKNPDALDRWSLGYLDEIASTQEAILRRAIQATRSGGTVVYSTCTFAPEENEAVLDDVLDREDCRLVDFTCALDSRPGVTEWEGEHFDPSVQRAKRIYPHLNDTGGFFCAKLEVGG; translated from the coding sequence ATGGACGTACTCTCCCGATACGAGCCACTGATCGACGATTTCGCGGCGTTCCGGGCGGCCTGCGAACGCCCGCTGCCGTCGGTCGTCCGCGTCAACGAGATCAAGGCGACGCCCGAGCGCGCTCGCACCGCCCTTGAGGAGGAGGGCGTTGGCTACGAACCCTGTGAGTGGCATCCCGGACTCCTGCGCCTCGATACCGACCATCCGGGTCGGACGTGGGGCGCGTTTCACGGTTGGGTCCACGGCCAGGAGGAGGTGTCAGCGCTGCCCGCAGTGGTCTGTGATCCCGAGCCCGGCGAGCGTGTCTGGGCCGCCTGCGCCGCCCCCGGTGGGAAGGCCACCCAGCTCGCGGCGCGCGCCGACGACGCCGGCCTCGTGGTCGCCAACGATCGCAATCTCGGCCGACTCTCGGCACTGCGGTTCAACGCCGAACGTCTCGGCGTGACATCGATGGCGGTGACGAACCGCGACGCTCGGAACTACTCGCTCGACCCCTTCGACTTCGAGGAGTTCGATCGCGCGCTCTGTGACGTGCCGTGTTCGTGCGAAGGAACCATCCGGAAGAACCCGGACGCGCTCGACAGGTGGTCGCTCGGCTATCTCGACGAGATCGCGAGTACCCAAGAAGCGATCCTCCGACGGGCGATCCAGGCGACTCGATCCGGCGGCACGGTGGTCTACTCGACGTGTACGTTCGCGCCCGAAGAGAACGAGGCGGTGCTCGATGACGTTCTCGACCGCGAGGACTGCCGGCTCGTCGATTTTACCTGTGCGCTCGACAGCCGCCCCGGTGTCACCGAGTGGGAGGGCGAGCACTTCGATCCGAGCGTGCAACGAGCCAAGCGGATCTATCCCCACCTGAACGACACGGGTGGCTTCTTCTGTGCGAAGTTGGAGGTCGGCGGATGA
- a CDS encoding proteasome assembly chaperone family protein produces the protein MARIDVVADDVSLDAPTLVEGLPGVGLVGKIVADHLVSTFEMDYYAGVHCDGVPQAAVYRGERSPLRPPVRLHADADRNLLVLQSDVPVSPAEATEFAACITGWLDANDVTPLYLSGLPEQSEKVPEVYGVSTGEGERLLDDAGIVPPAEGGLVSGPTGALLYHAGRNDLDSVGLIAETNPQFPDPEAARAVIDGGVEPIAGIDIDTDALVDQAEEIQDARERLAKQMQQADDESSQAEPLRMFQ, from the coding sequence ATGGCACGCATCGATGTCGTCGCCGACGACGTGTCCCTCGACGCGCCGACGCTCGTCGAGGGGTTGCCCGGGGTGGGTCTGGTCGGGAAGATCGTGGCCGATCACCTCGTCAGCACGTTCGAGATGGACTACTACGCGGGCGTCCACTGCGATGGCGTCCCGCAGGCGGCGGTCTATCGTGGCGAGCGCTCGCCGCTCCGGCCGCCCGTCCGCCTCCACGCCGACGCAGACCGGAACCTGCTCGTGCTCCAGAGCGACGTTCCGGTGTCGCCGGCCGAGGCAACCGAGTTCGCGGCTTGTATCACGGGCTGGCTCGACGCGAACGACGTCACACCGCTGTATCTCAGTGGCCTCCCGGAGCAGTCGGAAAAGGTACCAGAGGTCTACGGCGTCTCGACCGGCGAAGGCGAGCGCCTGCTCGACGACGCCGGCATCGTGCCACCCGCAGAGGGTGGCCTCGTCAGCGGCCCGACTGGCGCGCTGCTCTATCACGCCGGCCGGAACGACCTCGACAGCGTGGGCCTGATCGCCGAAACCAACCCCCAGTTCCCCGACCCCGAGGCCGCCCGCGCGGTGATCGACGGCGGCGTCGAACCAATCGCCGGCATCGATATCGATACCGACGCGCTCGTCGATCAGGCCGAGGAGATCCAGGACGCCCGCGAGCGCCTCGCAAAGCAGATGCAGCAGGCCGACGACGAGAGCTCCCAGGCCGAGCCGCTACGGATGTTCCAGTAG
- a CDS encoding DUF3800 domain-containing protein, with protein MSSLYVFVDESGTPGNGSFFTVAGFWCVSDRQPSAVLQSSKDKLLEQMNTNYARRGPENELKGSQIRNDGLDVLFSTLQSTFRGDDSIHQNPPVWTDDRVFRYTANNLNPGLMNTLVKDVAGIDQQSPAMLQTFLLSSILNPILNNHLVNCSPVESVRVVLDAETWTAPANYIDSGLCQIENVPDDVEFAIRDSKSTPGIQFADVAAYSWAQFATKGRCETPARMMKDLLLQG; from the coding sequence ATGAGTAGTCTTTATGTGTTTGTTGATGAAAGTGGTACTCCTGGTAATGGCTCGTTCTTCACTGTTGCCGGGTTTTGGTGTGTCTCTGACCGACAACCTTCCGCAGTTCTCCAATCATCTAAGGATAAGCTGCTGGAGCAAATGAACACCAACTACGCGCGTCGAGGACCCGAAAATGAACTCAAGGGTAGCCAAATCCGCAATGACGGATTAGATGTACTTTTTAGCACGTTGCAATCCACCTTTCGTGGGGACGATTCCATTCATCAGAACCCACCAGTATGGACCGATGATCGAGTATTTCGATATACTGCTAACAACCTGAATCCAGGCCTCATGAATACCTTGGTCAAAGACGTTGCGGGGATCGACCAACAGTCTCCCGCTATGCTTCAGACATTCCTGCTATCATCAATATTAAATCCTATTTTGAACAATCACCTAGTAAATTGCTCTCCGGTCGAAAGTGTACGAGTGGTTTTGGATGCTGAAACATGGACAGCACCCGCGAACTACATCGACAGTGGGTTATGTCAAATTGAAAACGTACCAGATGATGTTGAATTTGCAATAAGAGACAGTAAATCTACACCAGGAATTCAGTTTGCTGACGTGGCTGCGTACTCATGGGCTCAGTTTGCTACAAAAGGCCGTTGCGAAACACCAGCCAGGATGATGAAGGACTTACTGCTACAAGGTTGA
- a CDS encoding YkgJ family cysteine cluster protein — MSLESELDRARELDTTELADAIESIGFECTRCGACCKAAETETGEDEEHTATVFPDEIRDLQEGGEYDHRDVARPMPYGLTDGPEGPEGETFEWALQTDGCGDCTFYAEDDDGTGACTVHDDRPLICRTYPFSVAVEGSSQPMGEAVDRVGQVRAHECEGLGRDIDREDAEELAAALKRRAVRELEEAIGVRENYEPADPEPGEVVVHDSEGAKRHDGEPVDQ, encoded by the coding sequence GTGAGCCTCGAATCCGAACTCGACCGGGCGCGCGAACTCGACACCACGGAGCTGGCCGACGCGATCGAGTCGATCGGGTTCGAGTGTACGCGCTGCGGTGCGTGCTGTAAGGCCGCCGAGACGGAGACCGGTGAGGACGAGGAGCATACCGCGACGGTGTTTCCGGACGAGATCAGGGATCTGCAGGAAGGGGGCGAGTACGACCACCGGGACGTCGCCAGGCCGATGCCCTATGGCCTGACTGACGGCCCCGAAGGCCCGGAGGGAGAGACCTTCGAGTGGGCGCTCCAGACCGACGGTTGTGGCGACTGCACGTTCTACGCCGAGGACGACGACGGGACGGGGGCGTGTACCGTCCACGACGATCGGCCGCTGATCTGTCGGACCTACCCGTTCAGCGTCGCTGTCGAGGGATCGAGCCAGCCGATGGGCGAGGCGGTGGATCGGGTGGGGCAGGTCCGCGCCCACGAATGTGAGGGGCTCGGCCGCGATATCGACCGCGAGGACGCAGAAGAGTTGGCCGCCGCGCTCAAACGCCGCGCAGTGCGCGAACTCGAAGAGGCTATCGGGGTGCGCGAGAACTACGAGCCCGCCGACCCCGAGCCTGGCGAGGTGGTCGTCCACGACTCCGAGGGCGCGAAACGGCACGACGGCGAGCCAGTCGATCAGTGA